The window ACAtctaaataatactccctccgtctctaAATACCTTCCGGTACTGAGCAGGTACCAGACTCTATAAGTCGTGTTACTATTTAGTAGATTGTTATGTTTGTCGTccgtgataaaaataaaaaataaaataaaataaagtagttTTTTCTCATTTACCTTTTGTATTAATTACAACAATACATCATGAATTGACATAGATATATAATAaatatttattggagagagaaaATATGGTGAAATATTTTAAGAAGATAACCAGTCAAAATTTTATGTTTATTACCATCTGTTtcattttaagtgtcttacttttcttttagGTCTGTCATAAAATGAGTGTTTCTTTTTGTATTTAGTAAATTTCAACAGTTTACATAGtaagtttaagatcacaagatttaaaatactaaacacatctttaatttaaaattactagattaaaaaaaaaaactttatttcttaaatttcgtgtaaagtcaaactaagacaaatgAGACGAAAAGCGTAATATTTTCTTAAAGGCGTGTAAATGAAAACAAATAGTACTAACTATTTTGAGAGGGAGGGAGTATTGATTTGGTTGAAGTGGAAAAATAAATTAGGTTGAAAAAtaaattaagtaggcgtttggtcatGTGATATGAAATCAGGATTTCAATTTTGAttttaaatcatcttttatttatgcaatttgcacaaaatttcaacttcaacttcatatcatgatttcaaattccaaattctccaaaaaggtatgattttggaatttcaaatcatgatttaaattttttttaaatgtaaaacttgacccataagtttatattttgtaaaaacgAAAATATCCATAacttggtagatatatttaccaacaaTATATATCAAATATTCAAAGATCATCAAGTTGGTAGTATACTTATAATAAATTTACTtttgggaggattatattaaagagtgtTATACTataactcatgttcaatttttcttttattgGATCAAAATtcgatcaattgatgttgtatctTTTAGAAATGTCTTCTAGTatcgtattaattttgttatgaactataatttactcatttgataagattgtataagaattgatttttttttttttaacaattttcACAGCTTGTGAGGTTTTATGTCTGtaaaaaaaatactccctccatttcaaaataagtgtccttttaggctttttattttgttccaaaataagtgacaccttaggatttcaagaagaaattaatcttattcttccaaacttacccttatttataataaaaaattattaactaacttttctttttctaaacATTAATTAGGGATAAGTTAGTAAAAATATTCATAATTTTTTAGAAGTAAATAATTTCTTAAAGGATATATATGAGCTAAAAGAGACACTTATTTTAAAATAGAGGgagtataacttacatataaataaaattttaacttCAGGCCATTGGAATTTCATATGGTTGTAGATGATGAGTGAGTACTCCTCCGTATTTGTAAGTTTGAGACTTTCAAGTAGCTTTTTGACAAAAGGCAGAAACTAGGAGAAGACAGCCCATTGGAATTTGGAACTGCCATAGCAAACCAGAGTTCTCACTTTTCAATGTCTTCTTTCCCTAGTATCCCCATTAACAACCACtgtttttacttcatttttcctCTGAAGAAACGCCAACCTGGGATTCATATACCCTTTCTCTGATTTTACAATCCCAACTCACTATAAGCATTTGTCACAATACAAGAAAGGGAAAAAGAACAGAGCAAGAAGATCAACATGTGGAGTAGACATCTTATTAGATTCAGTAATAATAGATGGATGTCAACTTCAGTAGCAACAAATGTCAAAAACATTATGGGATGGTGGGACCATGTACTACCAGCTCCTAAGGACCCAATCACCAGTGTCACTGAGGCTTTCCTCTCTGATCCAAGTCCTTTGAAGCTCAATCTTGGTGTGGTACTGTTCTTTCTATGCTATTAATTTCATGGTTTTGttaagagataatggtcaaaaacatcTAAACTATTTCATATAGGAAAAGGGAACAATTGATTGTTGCCATGTGAAACTTGCCAAAAAAAGATGGTTCAAGTGTGTGTTTTGGACCATTAACTATGTTGTTAATTGAAGTTTTTCATCAGCAGTTTTTCTCCTTCTGGATTGATGGGTATTTTGTTTTGTTACACTTCTTCATAGGGAGCTTACAGAGATGATGAAGGAAAACCAGTTACTCTTGAGTGTGTTAGACGAGCTGCGGAAAGTATTTCTGGCTGCGAGTTCTTGTAAGTACCATCTGTCCTCTATTTTCTTGAGTTTTGATtaaatcaatcatatttttaCAGAATCCCCTTATCTAATTACTCAAATTTGTCTCATTTCATACTTTTCTAAAGTCTGTTTGGACATTACATGAACAATTTGTTGACTTTTCCGTTGAAAAGGAAAAGCATTTTAACTACTCCCCCTGTCCCATATTAGTGGTCACATTTTCattttgcacgccccttaagaaatcataattAACAATGTATTTTTACGATCTTACCCTTATCTCTCCAATAAACTGCACTCTAATCAATAATGGTTACTCTCAAACACAGGTAATGTTACGaacaaaatggaaaaaaattaattaattttatcttggttttgtaaattgACAAGTATTTGTTGGGTTTTAAGTGTTAGATGAATGGGAAATTGAGGGAAGAAATATGGagggaaaattaaaattttgaattgtTGCTTTTCGCTTTTTTGAATGAAGCATTTCTCCCACATTGGTGGTGGAAAGGAAAGTTCATGTGGTTAAATATAGAAGCATTCCTTCTAGTTGCTAAAGGGTTGAGAAGAAGGCAAGCCTCACGCCGCCGTCGTAGctcgctcggcttcggcttcggattCGATCAAATGATAGATTGATTGACTACGTAAAGTCGAGAGATAACGTGTCGGACCCATTtacaaaaggcctaactagagaggcaGTTGAAAGATCAACCATAGATGGTTACGGGTTAGTTGCGTGACTTATATTGTCTAGATGTACAACAAAGCTCGACGGTTCCAAGATATCATATTTACCGATTGACCGAGTACatccgatataagttcactacAAAAAGTTCAAAgagaaacctacttatccagatgcaattaatATTTACATGTAAACCACGCAATTTGTCCGTGCATTCCTTTATCTTATAGTCATTCCTCATTCATGTAGGGGATAATTGGGTTTTAAGTGTTAGATGAATTGGAAATGGAGGGAACAAATATAGAgggaaaatgaaaattttaaattgtTCCTTTTTGCTTTTTTGGATGAAGCATTTCTCCCACGTTGGTAGTGGAAAGGAAAGTTCATGTGCTTAAATATAGAAGCATTCCTTTTAGTTGCTAAAGGGTTGAGAAGAAGGCAAGCCTCGCGCTGTCGTCGTCGTTGCTCGCTCGGCTTGGCTTTGGCTAGTCAAATGATAGATTGATTGattaatctttttggaccaaatttactTAATCTTTTAATTGattaattgttaattaattatcCAAATCATGACCCGGGCTTTCAGATTAATTAGAATCCAGATTATGACCCGGATCCGTTTCTGACCCATTTTTTCTCGGATTAATGTAAATGTTCCTGCTATCCGTTAGAACACAAATTTTCTGAAAGGGTGCaaacctttctgaaccaacgctTCCATGACTATATATAACCTGCTGATCCTCAGATATTCCTTACTTACAAATTTTCTGATCttctcctctcttctttttcttgcaCATTAAATTTTCGTGTGATTTACACCCTTCAAGTGAGTTCGCTGTCATCGGAGTTTGCAGTACCGCTACAACGGTaagtaaatcgttctatcctgggaggatatattccacaacctcgggtacattgaggggaataatttccttaaggacacactgtgtaTTCAGTGGACTCGATTTAATTCTTATACATATCTCAGATACTGTTCTTCTAAAAATTTCagattctgtttttttttttttattatttttaatttccAGTTTCTGGTTTAAGTATATTTCCGGATACAGGTTAATAACAATATTTTGGGATGGATACTTTTAGTAACGTGGACaattattatgggacggagggagtagaaaATAGTCTAGGAAAAGCTCTCAGCAAGCCAAATGTGATACTAAGTTGAGGTGCACGCAAGCAGGCCTAGACTccaccattaaaaaaaaaaatgtaaaaaagagAAATTAATTTTATTGTAGGAAGGGGGAGCTATTCCTTTCGAGTAATTAAGGAAAGGAGTTGATTGAAATAACAATGTGTGGAAGGGTTTTCAAGTTTGCAGCGATATTTATCATTCTCTAGTTCTTCAGTTGTACGAGGACTGATATTGCTGATTATTTAGTTTAGATCTATAGGATTGAAGGGGATGGAAAGTTTATTGAGTATTGGAATGAATGGCTATAATGATTTAAGTTGAGTGGTACAAATGAGGACTCATCTAGCCAACCCCAACTAGTTTGAGATCAAGAttttgttattgttgtattgAAGAGGTTGGACAATGATCTTGCACTAATAGGTACTTTAGTATTTTCATGACACGGTTAGACATGGTTGAGTTATATGATGTTCCACTTTGGGTATATAAAGGCATCCAAGACTGTTTTATAAAGATCTTGAGTTACTCCACCCATCGCCTTAAGCTTTGAGGTTGATGTCCTATAGTATCAAAGCCAACTTTTTGTTAGCCTGTTTTCACTCGGGCAACTTGGCATTCAAGCTCACTCGTAATAAATCAGATTTGCATGCAAGAAGTGTTGACTTATAACAGAAAAGAGTATTCGGAGTTGAAGTTTAAAATGGTTTGTGGAATTTGATATTGTAATTGAACATGAACTTCACTTGGAAAACGAATAGAAGAATTATGACtgaaaatcagttttttttttttttttttggttcgaAAGGGAAAATTTTATTTCAACCAAGTGTGAGAATTACAAAGCTACTAGTTCGTTGGACTCTAGAACTAGCTCAAAACTGAATCTCTATATCATAACTATACAGCTGGCTCTAAAATAGCAAAAACAAGAAGCTATGTGTAAGTAGGAAAACTACTCAAACTGTCCAGTACTTTGGACCATTTTCTTTGTATCTGGCCTCTCAAGTGAAGCTGCAAGACAATCTCTTTGACTCTGAATCTGAAATCGCTACTGGTAGACTGGAATCTCCTAGCATTACGTTCAGCCCATATATGAAAAATGGTAGCGGTAAATAGAAATCCTAGTATGCCAGCTTTAGCCCCTGAACCAGTGGCCCTTCTTGAAATCCATGAAAATTAGTATTACACTTAAAGTAAACGTTCAAACCAGTGTTTGAACGTTTTACTTGAAGTTACAGTCTGTCAAATATTGAAATATTTATGCGCAAATGGGTCCATAATGTCCCATTGGACGTATAAGAGCATCTGAAGGATTTTGTAAAGGATCCTGGGTTACTTCACTTGTTGCTTTAGGATCCTTTAGGAGTGCTCAAATTCATTCACAATATTTGCATAATATTCAACCAGGAAAATTTTCTGGGTTCATTCTAAATCATTGTAACCATGGTTGTTGTTTTTCTATTGGCAGGGAATCAACTAAAGCAACAACGAAATCAAAGTTCGTGCAGGACTCTGTAAAATTGGCTTATGGAAATGACTCTAATGTTGTTAGAGAAGGCAGGTTTGCTGGTGTTCCAGCTCTTTCTGGGACTGGTGCATGCCGGCTGTTTGCTCAATTCCAAAGGCGCTTCTATCCTGACTCACAAATTTTTCTACCAACGCCAACTTGGTCCAAGTAAATGTTTTCCACGTTTATAATTCGTTTTCATGCCGTGCCATTATTAATTTGTACTGTGATTGAAATGTGTCCTCTTTTGTAGCCACCATGATATTTGGAGAGATTCTCAAGTTTGTACAAGTACCTACCACTATTATGATCCTGATACAAAAGGATTGCAATTTCAAGCTCTCATGAATGATATCAAGGTTTGGTTGTATGCTGGATGATGAGATGCCTTTTCTCAAATTTGTTGTGAAATTTCTGCTTTAACTTCACTGCCGAACCTTACATCCTTACATGACTCTTCACCCTTTTCCTGCACATATGAGATTGTGAGCCTTTATAAAAGATGACTTGTGTGCTGAGCTAAGTAAAGGCCAATGATAAGCTCTTTGCTGAAGAATTATGTAATAATAGTAATTATGCATATGATTCTCCTACCTGAAATATGTAATAGAGAAAATTCCCTTCCATCTATGCGATCATAATTCATTCTATGACGTAAAGATATTAATTTTGCGAAAGTTTTACAGTATGTTGTTAAAATATTTGAAGGCAAACTCTGCTTTAGTTAACTTTATTCTTTTAGAGTACTATCGCTGATCCTATTCATTTGATAATCTCACAGAACGCTCCAGATCGTTCCTTTTTCTTACTTCATCCTTGCGCTCATAACCCAACTGGTGTTGACCCCAACTATGAGCAGTGGAAAGAAATCTCACACATATGCAAGGTTAGTGAAATAACTTAATCCTTTAATTTCTAGTCTTATTTACTCTCTTACATAACTTTCTTATGTACTATCTTTGTGAAAAATGGTTTCAGATCAAGAATCATTTTCCTTTTTTTGATATGGCTTATCAAGGAATTGCTAGCGGGGACCTTGAGAGAGATGCCACTGCTATTCGGATATTTCTAGAAGATGGACATCTATTGGGCTGTGCTCAATCTTTTTCCAAAAATATGGGATTGTATGGACACCGTGTAGGTTGTGTCAGGTAGACAAACTTCTAGCTACAGAGCTATGCAACTCCTCATCTTGAACAATACCGGAATAATACCACTTTAATTAGTTAAGACTATAAACTGTATACATTGAACGAACAGAAACAAGGAATAGATCCATCAAACAAAGTAACTTCAACTTGTTTCATTCTTAGTTTATTCGTACGTCCACTTTAGTGATTAGTAGTCGATAAAATGACCACAAATGATGGAAGTTACTAGGCTTTCAGTTAATTAACTGAAACTAGACCTTTTCCGTTAACCTGTATGATCCTTGCGTGCCTTGAACAGTGACTAATGGGTCCCTTATTCTGCTTGGTACAAGGGAAGTGATTGAGATAATTACAGTCCAATGCCTTTTGGTGATCTAATTTACGAAATAGTCAGTAAATGCTTAGGTTTTGTAtactaagtataaatatacataacatatgcATATCCAGTGTATAGGTTTTGTTTATTTCGGTTAAGCGCCCGTAATTAgttttgggcaatttgcaggattgccctctgctgggggtggtctttaatttttacccctcaaaatggtagtctttaacttttgccgctgaaattctgccttaaggcaaaatttgcACATGGGTAGAATTTGCAAATTTCTGCCTTGAGGCAGAATTCTGCCTTGCATGGGCAgaggcagaattttgcaacttctgccttgcgatttttttattttattttttattactgagatagggttcgaacccacaacctcggggtatcaggcgaagggcaaaaattaaagaccaccaatttgaagggaaaaattaaagaccactccaaatgaagaacaatccgtgcaaaaaaaaaaaaaaaaaaaaagattagtttTTGCTGAtaggccaaaaatgaaaaaaacccAAAATTATTTGGTTTTCTATGTTGATATCTGCTGCTTTCGTGGTTTCTTGATTTGTCTCCAACTCTCAAACTTCCCGtcctttttcttccctttttttttttttttgggttgcaAACCAGTATTGTCTCCAGGGATGAAAAGCAAGCCACTGCGATTAAGAGCCAGTTGCAGCAGATTGTTAGGGCAATGTACAGTAGCTCTCCTGTTCATGGCCCATTATTGGTGTCAGCGATCTTGAATGATGCTGATTTAAAGGCACTTTGGGAAGAGGAAGTTAAGGTAATTGATGTTCGATTCTGTATTACCATTCTGTTTCCTTATGCACGTACTGATTATATCTTTCACGTAAGGTCATGGTGGATCGCTTGATCAGAATGAGAATCACATTACGTCGGAATCTTGAAGAGGTGAACTCATCTGCAAGCTGGGAACATATAACCAAGCAGGTACCAATCGTTAAGTCTTTGCAAAATCGCATATTAAATACAGCTGCTAATTGCTAAATCTTCAGGTTGGTATGTTTTACTTCTCCGGTTTATCTCCTAAGGAAGTTGACCAACTGCAGAGGGATTTCCATATATACATGACTAATGATGGACGCATCAGGTACTTAGAACTCGCTAAAATTTCTTGAATTTAAGTATTGTTGCCTATATATGTGACACTAATGGCATTGTGATAGAAAACGTGATAGCAATAATAACAGTAGAATGATGAATTTGCTAGTTAGGGTGATAGAATAAGTGGAGGGTATTTTTCCTTGCACGTAGCTCTTCGTATCCCTCCAAGATTAAACGACATTGAGGAAGTATATGTCTATTTAAGAATTACAAGGGAAGTAAAACTATACATCCACCTCTCCCTCCCTTTCCCCTTGACATATAATCACACATAGTAGGTCAAAAGGAAAGACGATTAAGATAACTCATTCATAGTCGTGAAAAGTTCTCCGAGAAATTCTTAAGGGTTTCACTTCTCTAAAAATACATGTTAGAGGTAAAATAGAGTATTAGATTTTGATTCTACCATAAAGCTTGCTCCATTTTTTATCGATTTAGTTGTTTTGCACAAGAAAAATACGGAAAGGAAAATTGAATCAAGAAAACAGAAAGAACAAAAGATTTGCATCTCTCCTTTTTTTTATGCTTTTGCAATTGACATATTACAATATGGCAGCATGGCAGGGGTGACAAGCAGCAATGTGGACTACTTGGCAAATGCAATCCATGAAGTTACCAATTGTAAATAATAGTTTGGCTGAAATGGTGAATCAGTTTTGGCTTTGGTAAGAAGCTGTTTGTAGATTAGATTGTCTATCTAAATGTTTCAAAAGCCGAAGTCAAAATATGTAGTTATGTAATATATACCTTTTCTCCAGAATGTTTATTAAGCCAAAACTTGAGGGGTTTGGCTCAGAATTTATATTGAAGTATGTCATCAGAAGTTCCCTTGttcttgtaagcataacaattgTATTGATCCAAATCATTTTAAATTTGTAGTTTAGCTTATATACTGATCAATTCTTATAGAAATTTTATGCAGAGCAATCATTGTCTAATACTTTTATATCTGTTAAAGATGCAAATTTAATACTAGGAAATACAGTTAAGGCCACATGGATTggactaggggtgttcatggttcggtttgggtcggttattgattaaaatcataaccgaactaatttagtcggtttttaaatgtctaaaatcataaccaaatcaaataaaataataaccaccggtttggttattgttggtttggtttaatttttcgatttatgactagcagccatgagacttattagtaaaacattaaaaagttgaaaaagatatgtttttttttttttgttcaaacgataacttttatttttagtttaaggtggaacatacatcatagaaacactttcactattagtgatagtgtagtactcaagttacccaaagttgctaaactattacatatagagctaaaaactaacttagtagtgacTGCactatttttgtcatcttaatacacatacatggaaataaagtagagcataagagtttttagttgttgttacaaacatacataataattaaacataaatactatctaaaattaaaatgaaaatatatgaaataaaaaaattttGTGTAATGATcacaaactttggggcagtactttcatttttgccctcaattctcccattttattaaaaaaaatttgtGTAATGATCCAAACTTTATATGCTTTTCTaccattatccccaaggctagatTACAAGGAGTTATTCTTTTTTGCTTTTTaagaggattacccacggaagaagtattagagcattaccatgtgcttgagttgcagcaaatgctaatgttactgaagtatcttctataatctacaacctctgtccttttcataagAAAAgcattagaagtttaggacccattcagacaagaaaaaagaaaggtataaattcgaaaaaagaagaagaaacaacctaaaatcaaatggctgacaaagaaaggctaaaaatttaaattaaagacattagactctaacgtgagcttctgttagtaggtttacacttaaaagagttaaaagacttaaagacataggcttggacatattcttaaaacatgagtcttaaacaatcatgtgaaataagtagatcaaaaattaaattaatgattaaaaggtataaaatatttataattatttatgaaaaactaatattatacatataaataattataaaatttatgtatataatttatcggtttggttcggttatttattcggttattttttaatagaatcataatcaaaccaaatataatcgatttttaaaatttaaaaccaaatcaaaccaaaccaaaccaaatgtcggtttttttaatcggtttggttaaattttcggtttggttttggttttaaccaaaactgtgaacagccctagATTGGACCACGGGGAAAACTAATTttcatctgtcacgacccaatttaggatcgcgccggcacctaccattcccacctcggtaggtgaacccttaatcAACATAATGATTCCAAGTAAAGAACGAAAATTCAATTAATTCAAGATAGGAATAATAAACAGCGAAAATCAAATCAATATATTAACCCAAATAGCGGAAG is drawn from Lycium barbarum isolate Lr01 chromosome 8, ASM1917538v2, whole genome shotgun sequence and contains these coding sequences:
- the LOC132606747 gene encoding aspartate aminotransferase, mitochondrial-like encodes the protein MWSRHLIRFSNNRWMSTSVATNVKNIMGWWDHVLPAPKDPITSVTEAFLSDPSPLKLNLGVGAYRDDEGKPVTLECVRRAAESISGCEFLESTKATTKSKFVQDSVKLAYGNDSNVVREGRFAGVPALSGTGACRLFAQFQRRFYPDSQIFLPTPTWSNHHDIWRDSQVCTSTYHYYDPDTKGLQFQALMNDIKNAPDRSFFLLHPCAHNPTGVDPNYEQWKEISHICKIKNHFPFFDMAYQGIASGDLERDATAIRIFLEDGHLLGCAQSFSKNMGLYGHRVGCVSIVSRDEKQATAIKSQLQQIVRAMYSSSPVHGPLLVSAILNDADLKALWEEEVKVMVDRLIRMRITLRRNLEEVNSSASWEHITKQVGMFYFSGLSPKEVDQLQRDFHIYMTNDGRISMAGVTSSNVDYLANAIHEVTNCK